Proteins from a genomic interval of Thermoanaerobacterium thermosaccharolyticum DSM 571:
- the cmr6 gene encoding type III-B CRISPR module RAMP protein Cmr6 — protein sequence MKQRKDTNYEFYNPLDTATLLTEEIQKISMYKGDSKEEKSFHYTSSGFTKNPALIFGKLIPHSFEIKDGTKKLKEDNKQEYLKLVINEIEKTSNEILYISARFKNLIKSLENCGYKVDNFHAAPSWRLVVGLGSSHSQETSMTLHHIYGIPYIPGSALKGVTRHWVILSRFNNDEQQALQNQKFREIFGTQENEGKIIFFDAYPCSEIKLKIDIMNPHYPQYYSGSEFPTDCQLPNPIKFLTVEKTDFNFCLATKHQELLSDALSWVREALTQHGIGAKTSVGYGFFEV from the coding sequence ATGAAACAACGCAAAGATACAAACTATGAGTTTTATAATCCGCTAGACACAGCTACACTTTTGACTGAGGAAATTCAGAAAATTTCTATGTATAAGGGAGATTCAAAAGAAGAAAAAAGTTTTCATTATACTTCATCGGGTTTTACCAAAAATCCAGCACTTATTTTCGGAAAGCTCATTCCGCATTCTTTTGAAATAAAAGATGGAACAAAAAAGCTAAAAGAAGATAATAAACAAGAATATTTGAAATTGGTAATCAATGAAATAGAGAAGACGAGCAATGAAATACTATATATTTCTGCCCGATTTAAAAATTTAATAAAAAGTTTAGAAAATTGTGGATATAAGGTTGATAATTTTCATGCAGCGCCTTCCTGGCGCCTTGTTGTTGGTCTTGGCTCTTCTCATTCACAAGAGACATCGATGACGCTGCATCATATTTATGGGATTCCATATATACCAGGAAGTGCATTAAAAGGTGTTACGAGGCATTGGGTAATCCTGAGTAGATTTAACAATGATGAACAGCAAGCTTTACAAAATCAAAAATTTAGGGAAATTTTCGGTACTCAAGAAAATGAAGGTAAAATTATATTTTTTGACGCATACCCATGTAGCGAAATTAAATTAAAAATTGATATAATGAATCCCCACTACCCTCAGTATTATTCGGGTTCTGAGTTTCCAACTGATTGTCAATTACCCAATCCTATTAAGTTTTTAACAGTGGAAAAAACGGATTTTAATTTTTGTTTGGCAACTAAACATCAAGAGCTGCTTTCAGATGCTTTAAGTTGGGTTAGAGAAGCATTGACTCAACATGGTATTGGAGCTAAAACCTCCGTTGGCTATGGTTTTTTTGAAGTTTAA
- the cmr5 gene encoding type III-B CRISPR module-associated protein Cmr5, which produces MSEQTMINKLEKGRAEFAYNCVSDAKKFRSNNGNVEKVLNEFLETIRNNIGKNADVDEKQKLLERFDQIFKEPDKYIVKENFANLEDDIKKALEKYSKFLENYRSYARKIPTMILTNGLGQTVAFVSSKSEKETAYKLLYTQITEYIKSSCTSRITMPQEKNDLVEWVISCNSTEYRYITSEVLAFLNWLRRLAEGLIEK; this is translated from the coding sequence ATGTCCGAGCAAACCATGATTAATAAATTAGAAAAAGGAAGAGCAGAATTTGCTTACAATTGTGTCAGTGATGCTAAAAAATTTAGAAGTAATAATGGAAATGTGGAGAAAGTATTAAATGAATTTTTAGAAACTATTAGAAATAATATAGGAAAAAATGCGGATGTCGATGAAAAGCAGAAGCTTTTAGAGCGTTTTGATCAAATATTTAAAGAGCCAGATAAATATATAGTGAAGGAAAACTTTGCTAATCTAGAGGATGATATTAAAAAGGCTTTGGAAAAGTATTCGAAATTTCTTGAAAACTATCGCTCGTATGCTCGAAAAATCCCTACTATGATCCTCACCAATGGACTTGGACAAACTGTTGCTTTTGTTAGTAGTAAATCTGAAAAAGAAACCGCATATAAGTTGCTTTACACACAGATTACAGAATATATAAAAAGCAGTTGTACCTCAAGGATTACGATGCCCCAAGAGAAAAATGACTTAGTAGAATGGGTAATTTCTTGTAATTCTACAGAATATCGTTATATTACTAGTGAAGTACTTGCTTTTTTAAATTGGCTTAGAAGGCTTGCAGAGGGACTGATTGAAAAATGA
- the cmr4 gene encoding type III-B CRISPR module RAMP protein Cmr4, which yields MFLKFKPFFLIAETPLHPGSGDEIGIVDLPIQRERYTNFPKIEASSIKGCMREAFKNSLRLKNEIDDEKRKKYVKLIFGPENGNEHAGALAFMDAKILFFPVKSLKGIFAWITCPQVLERFKKDMGIAKADLKDFPTSIQEYTLPKKSNIIISKDLNHLDSSKIVLEEFTFDVTEQQDTGELAKWFAQRIFPSQEPDDSYKYWREKLEKDLVILPDDEFAEFVSTSTEIIARTVINDDTGTADNLWFEEYLPQDTILYSIAMATAVRIKDENEKRPFSANTSEEEAEKVIDCFKKGILSTKVIQIGGNQTIGKGFTRIKFLEEVTTECPSKP from the coding sequence ATGTTTCTAAAATTTAAACCATTTTTCTTGATCGCTGAAACCCCGCTTCATCCAGGAAGCGGAGATGAAATTGGTATTGTGGATCTTCCAATTCAGAGGGAGAGGTATACGAATTTTCCTAAAATTGAGGCTTCAAGCATAAAAGGGTGTATGAGAGAAGCTTTTAAAAATTCGCTAAGATTAAAAAATGAAATAGATGATGAAAAAAGGAAAAAATATGTAAAGTTGATTTTCGGGCCTGAAAACGGAAATGAGCATGCTGGTGCTCTAGCCTTTATGGATGCAAAAATTCTCTTTTTTCCTGTTAAGTCTTTAAAAGGTATTTTTGCGTGGATTACTTGCCCTCAGGTGCTAGAAAGATTTAAAAAAGATATGGGGATTGCAAAAGCGGATTTAAAAGATTTTCCAACTAGCATACAGGAATATACATTACCTAAAAAGTCGAACATCATAATATCAAAAGATTTAAATCATCTGGATTCATCGAAAATTGTATTGGAAGAATTTACATTTGATGTTACAGAGCAACAGGACACAGGAGAACTTGCTAAATGGTTTGCGCAAAGAATATTTCCTTCGCAAGAGCCGGATGATTCTTACAAATATTGGAGAGAAAAACTTGAAAAAGACCTTGTGATACTTCCAGACGATGAATTTGCTGAGTTCGTTTCAACATCTACCGAAATCATCGCAAGGACAGTTATTAACGATGATACTGGGACAGCTGATAATTTATGGTTTGAAGAATATTTGCCGCAAGATACGATTTTATATTCAATTGCTATGGCCACAGCTGTTAGAATTAAGGATGAGAATGAAAAAAGGCCATTTAGTGCTAATACTTCGGAAGAAGAAGCTGAAAAAGTAATTGATTGCTTTAAGAAGGGCATTCTTTCTACTAAAGTCATTCAAATTGGAGGAAATCAGACTATTGGTAAAGGATTTACGAGGATAAAGTTTTTAGAGGAGGTGACAACAGAATGTCCGAGCAAACCATGA